In a single window of the Orbaceae bacterium lpD04 genome:
- a CDS encoding HPP family protein encodes MLKKMKGGGVIQPRPDVISVIRGFLGGTLGILMLLIVTYWGGTPSIMAPFGATCVLLFAVPNAPLSQPRSVIGGHFISALVGLLFINLFGDGMIFIALAVGVSVALMQILRVVHAPAGANPILIFLSGIHDYTFLLTPVLSGAVVLVLIALVVNNIGSRSIWPCYWLGRPVIKNKTINTKER; translated from the coding sequence ATGTTAAAAAAGATGAAAGGCGGAGGCGTGATACAACCTAGACCTGATGTTATCTCGGTGATACGTGGCTTTTTGGGCGGTACATTGGGCATTTTAATGTTGCTTATAGTGACTTACTGGGGAGGAACGCCATCAATTATGGCACCATTTGGAGCAACATGCGTTTTATTGTTTGCTGTGCCCAACGCCCCGCTATCACAACCGAGAAGCGTGATTGGTGGCCATTTTATTTCTGCTTTAGTGGGACTTTTATTCATTAATTTATTCGGTGATGGAATGATATTCATCGCATTGGCTGTTGGAGTATCTGTTGCATTGATGCAAATACTCCGAGTGGTTCATGCACCTGCTGGAGCAAATCCGATCTTAATATTCCTGTCTGGAATCCATGATTATACATTCCTATTAACACCTGTACTTAGTGGTGCGGTGGTTTTGGTACTCATTGCATTAGTTGTTAATAATATCGGTAGTAGATCGATCTGGCCTTGCTATTGGTTAGGACGCCCTGTGATTAAAAACAAAACGATAAACACAAAGGAGAGATAA
- a CDS encoding PTS transporter subunit EIIC, translating to MKIITKKQLMDFFSDFGRSLLLPIAILALTGLLLGISAALLRADIQDLLPFLKNPIIFYILTTIRSISGKAFELIPILFAISVAFGLAKKEKEIAALAGFIGYYMMLFSASLMIKTGLADTNERMLTSVLGINDTLQMGAVAGMIAGVLTAFLHNKYYKIQFPIAIAFFGGKRFVAIVVIIWSAILGQLLPFIWGPISMAIEAIGTIISHAGYIGVFLFGFLERILIPTGLHHIINQLFRTTVVGGSFGGIDGTLNIFMAYFGKVDISQLKPFTQFLGQGKMPFMMFGLPAAAYAIYKTTPSNKKTKVKALMIAGAAAAFVTGITEPIEFAFLFIAPLLFVFHAVMAGLSFVLMSLLGVGIGNTGGGLIDFILYGVLVKDSKWYMVVIVGLIYAPSYYFVFKWYLTKKHISIDTSDEELTPQNTGKANNIDNIEESIESLIISGLGGRNNIDVVNNCLTRLRVDIIDKTKVDRALLKATGALGFVDSSDTHIQVIYGPKVEKLASLVRDIL from the coding sequence ATGAAAATCATAACAAAAAAACAATTGATGGACTTTTTTTCTGATTTTGGCAGAAGTTTATTACTTCCCATTGCAATACTGGCTTTAACTGGCTTATTACTTGGGATATCAGCGGCACTTCTTAGGGCGGACATTCAAGATTTACTGCCTTTTTTAAAAAATCCAATTATCTTTTATATCTTAACTACGATCCGCTCAATCTCAGGAAAAGCCTTTGAACTTATTCCGATTTTATTTGCCATTTCGGTTGCATTTGGACTTGCCAAAAAAGAGAAAGAGATCGCTGCATTAGCAGGCTTTATTGGTTATTATATGATGCTTTTTAGTGCTTCATTAATGATAAAAACCGGCCTTGCTGATACCAATGAAAGAATGTTAACGTCAGTATTAGGCATTAACGATACTTTACAAATGGGCGCTGTTGCAGGAATGATTGCTGGGGTATTAACGGCATTTTTGCATAACAAATATTATAAAATACAATTCCCAATTGCGATTGCTTTTTTTGGTGGTAAACGTTTTGTGGCAATTGTTGTGATCATCTGGTCAGCTATTTTAGGTCAATTACTGCCTTTTATTTGGGGCCCTATTTCAATGGCGATTGAAGCGATTGGTACGATAATTAGCCATGCTGGCTATATCGGCGTGTTTTTATTTGGCTTCCTTGAAAGAATACTAATCCCAACCGGGCTTCACCACATTATTAACCAATTATTTAGAACAACTGTAGTGGGTGGATCATTTGGCGGTATTGATGGTACATTAAATATTTTCATGGCCTATTTTGGTAAAGTCGATATTTCGCAGTTAAAGCCCTTTACTCAGTTTTTAGGCCAAGGCAAAATGCCATTTATGATGTTTGGTTTACCCGCCGCCGCTTATGCGATTTATAAAACCACGCCGAGTAATAAAAAGACTAAAGTAAAAGCACTGATGATTGCAGGCGCCGCGGCCGCTTTTGTGACTGGAATAACTGAGCCCATTGAGTTTGCCTTCTTATTCATTGCCCCGCTACTATTTGTGTTCCATGCTGTTATGGCTGGACTGTCATTTGTACTGATGAGTTTATTAGGTGTTGGCATTGGTAATACGGGTGGTGGGCTTATTGACTTTATATTATATGGCGTCTTAGTAAAAGACTCAAAATGGTATATGGTGGTGATTGTTGGATTAATTTATGCACCGAGTTATTATTTTGTTTTTAAATGGTATCTGACTAAAAAACATATCTCGATCGATACCAGCGATGAGGAGCTTACTCCCCAAAATACCGGTAAAGCCAATAATATCGATAATATTGAAGAGTCGATAGAGTCGTTAATTATCAGCGGCTTAGGTGGACGTAATAATATTGACGTTGTAAATAACTGCTTAACACGCCTACGCGTTGATATTATCGATAAAACCAAAGTTGACCGAGCGTTACTTAAAGCCACGGGCGCGTTGGGGTTTGTTGATAGTAGTGATACACATATTCAAGTTATTTACGGCCCTAAGGTAGAAAAATTAGCAAGCCTAGTTCGAGATATTTTATAA
- a CDS encoding TetR/AcrR family transcriptional regulator: MKLKPEIIDTILDSAELLFNEQGYCPVSLELVAEKAGVSKRTLYKYFGDKNGLVSKVLLRRDIFFQESLTDVIAVFTEKKDKINAIMSWHIRWFHDENYRGCMFVRAQAEYRNKSEEICAIVRMHKQWIQRSIHHCLGGTSSCEAAASLIMQILEGMIAYTAIFGVEGRCFTNEKMYIYDIIDKIDIKNS; this comes from the coding sequence ATGAAACTAAAGCCTGAAATTATTGATACCATACTAGATTCCGCAGAATTATTATTCAACGAGCAAGGATACTGCCCCGTTAGTTTAGAGTTAGTTGCTGAAAAAGCAGGCGTTTCGAAAAGAACGCTGTATAAATACTTTGGCGATAAAAATGGGCTTGTGAGTAAAGTATTACTTAGGCGAGATATCTTTTTTCAAGAATCGCTTACTGATGTGATTGCAGTATTCACTGAGAAAAAAGATAAAATCAATGCCATCATGTCATGGCATATTCGCTGGTTTCACGATGAAAATTATCGAGGCTGCATGTTTGTTCGTGCTCAGGCAGAATATAGAAATAAAAGCGAGGAAATTTGCGCTATCGTAAGAATGCATAAACAGTGGATTCAACGTTCGATTCACCATTGTTTGGGTGGAACTTCATCATGTGAAGCGGCAGCTAGTTTAATTATGCAAATATTGGAAGGTATGATTGCATACACTGCAATTTTTGGTGTTGAAGGAAGGTGTTTTACGAATGAAAAAATGTATATATATGATATTATAGATAAAATTGACATTAAAAATTCTTAA
- a CDS encoding 6-phospho-alpha-glucosidase, which produces MKKYNIVIIGGGSTFTPGFLKSFCRMKNEFPLAKLVLFDIDANRQKPIGEYGKILFKELYPTAELIYTTDIAQAYTDMDFVFMQMRVGGYEMREKDEKIPLKHGIIGQETCGPGGIAYGLRSTKEMIKAIYDIRHYAPNAWVLNYSNPAAIVAEALRREFPTDKKILNICDQPENVVRSCSRLLGCNFKDLQPVYFGLNHYGWFTNMYDKNTGEDLLPKIRELVKERGFLPQDAEQRDKSWLETYGMVQQLMADFPDYLPNTYDQYYLYPSYKAKSLNPNFTRANEVMASREKRVFAECQQVIEAGTTKDLVNIHEDAHAEFMIDVAMSIAFNLNNRFIVIIENYGAINNLPDDGMVEVVAELGANGPSPMRVGNIPTFYKGLLENQLASEKLAIDAYFEGSYQKALQSLTLNRTVNDAKIARVILDELIEANKLYWPELK; this is translated from the coding sequence ATGAAAAAATATAATATTGTTATTATCGGTGGCGGAAGTACCTTCACACCCGGTTTTTTAAAATCATTTTGCCGTATGAAAAATGAATTTCCATTAGCCAAATTAGTTTTATTTGATATTGATGCCAACAGGCAAAAGCCAATTGGTGAATATGGCAAAATTCTCTTTAAAGAGCTCTATCCAACAGCCGAACTAATTTACACCACCGATATCGCTCAGGCTTATACCGACATGGATTTTGTTTTTATGCAAATGCGCGTTGGCGGCTATGAAATGCGTGAAAAAGATGAAAAAATCCCACTAAAACATGGCATTATTGGGCAAGAAACCTGTGGGCCTGGCGGCATTGCTTACGGTTTACGATCAACCAAAGAGATGATTAAAGCCATTTATGATATTCGTCACTATGCACCTAATGCTTGGGTATTAAACTATTCAAATCCAGCAGCGATCGTTGCTGAGGCGTTAAGACGTGAATTCCCTACTGATAAAAAAATATTAAATATTTGTGACCAACCGGAAAATGTGGTGCGTTCCTGTAGTCGACTGCTTGGTTGTAATTTTAAGGATCTACAACCTGTCTACTTTGGGCTTAACCACTATGGCTGGTTTACCAACATGTATGATAAAAATACTGGTGAAGATTTGCTACCAAAAATACGGGAATTAGTGAAAGAGCGAGGCTTTTTGCCCCAAGATGCCGAACAAAGAGACAAATCTTGGTTAGAAACCTACGGCATGGTGCAGCAATTGATGGCCGATTTTCCTGATTATTTACCCAATACTTATGACCAATATTATTTATATCCAAGTTATAAGGCAAAAAGCCTCAATCCAAACTTTACCCGCGCAAATGAAGTGATGGCAAGCCGTGAAAAGCGCGTGTTTGCTGAATGTCAGCAAGTTATTGAGGCCGGAACAACTAAAGATTTAGTTAATATTCATGAAGATGCGCACGCTGAATTTATGATTGATGTCGCAATGTCAATTGCCTTTAACTTAAATAACCGTTTTATCGTCATCATTGAAAATTATGGCGCGATAAATAATCTACCTGATGATGGTATGGTTGAAGTGGTTGCTGAACTTGGTGCTAATGGCCCTAGCCCAATGCGAGTAGGCAATATTCCTACCTTTTATAAAGGGCTACTTGAAAATCAACTTGCCTCAGAAAAACTCGCGATCGATGCTTACTTCGAAGGCTCATATCAAAAAGCCTTACAGTCATTAACCCTAAATCGTACGGTAAATGATGCCAAAATTGCAAGAGTCATTTTAGATGAACTCATTGAAGCAAACAAACTTTACTGGCCTGAACTTAAGTAA
- the ygjG gene encoding putrescine aminotransferase codes for MSRYINESDPKIVAEQALEWVMKETLSADDITTLSSETLDAFYHHVNPGFLEYRKSVTSGGSYAAIEWRANGPNTLLDIHGNEYLDCLGGYGIFSVGHRNPVVLAAVEMQLKKQPLHSQELLDPLRALLAKVLAKITPGDLKYSFFGNSGTESIEAALKLAKAYQSPHGKFSFIATHGAFHGKSLGSLSATAKPAFREPFMPLLPGFHHVEFGDIAAMKQQVKQCQQNGEGIAAIILEPIQGEGGVIIPPDNYLPEVRALCDDIGALLILDEVQTGMGRTGKMFACEHYHVQPDILCLAKALGGGVMPISATVATEKVFSVLFDNPFIHTTTFGGNPLACAAALATIHVLLSEKLPEKAAINGTFLLNGLKKISAKYPNLIVAVRGMGLLQAIEFNKNETGYAFASEMFREKILVAGTLNNAKSVRIEPPLTITKQQCEHVLSVVEKVLAKLA; via the coding sequence TTGTCTAGATATATTAACGAATCCGATCCAAAAATCGTTGCTGAGCAGGCATTAGAATGGGTCATGAAAGAAACACTATCTGCAGATGATATTACGACACTAAGCAGCGAAACACTCGATGCCTTTTATCATCATGTTAATCCCGGTTTTCTTGAATATCGAAAATCAGTAACATCAGGTGGAAGCTACGCTGCAATTGAATGGCGAGCAAACGGCCCAAATACATTGCTCGATATCCACGGTAATGAGTATCTTGATTGCCTTGGTGGATATGGCATTTTTAGTGTAGGTCATCGTAATCCAGTGGTGCTTGCCGCAGTTGAAATGCAGTTAAAAAAGCAGCCACTGCATAGCCAAGAATTACTTGATCCTTTACGGGCATTATTAGCCAAAGTGCTCGCTAAAATTACACCTGGGGATTTAAAGTACAGTTTTTTTGGCAACAGTGGCACTGAATCAATTGAAGCTGCGCTAAAATTAGCTAAAGCCTACCAATCACCTCATGGCAAATTCAGTTTTATTGCAACGCATGGCGCATTTCATGGTAAATCATTAGGATCGCTTTCGGCAACCGCTAAGCCTGCTTTTCGTGAGCCTTTTATGCCATTATTACCCGGTTTTCACCATGTCGAATTTGGTGATATTGCGGCCATGAAGCAACAAGTTAAACAGTGCCAGCAAAATGGTGAAGGAATTGCCGCAATTATTCTCGAGCCAATTCAAGGTGAGGGCGGAGTGATTATCCCTCCTGATAATTACTTGCCTGAAGTTAGAGCGCTTTGTGATGATATTGGTGCATTACTCATTCTTGATGAAGTGCAAACCGGAATGGGCAGAACAGGTAAAATGTTTGCCTGTGAACACTATCACGTTCAACCCGATATTTTGTGCCTCGCCAAAGCACTAGGTGGCGGCGTTATGCCAATTAGTGCAACGGTTGCCACTGAAAAAGTATTTAGTGTGCTATTTGATAATCCATTTATTCATACCACAACATTTGGGGGTAACCCATTAGCTTGCGCGGCGGCCTTAGCAACAATCCATGTTTTATTATCTGAAAAATTACCTGAAAAAGCCGCTATAAACGGAACTTTTTTATTAAATGGCTTAAAAAAAATATCAGCAAAATACCCCAATTTAATTGTGGCAGTGCGTGGCATGGGCTTATTACAAGCGATTGAATTTAATAAAAATGAAACAGGCTATGCCTTTGCCAGTGAAATGTTTCGAGAAAAAATTTTAGTGGCAGGTACATTAAATAATGCAAAATCAGTGCGAATAGAGCCCCCCCTAACTATTACAAAACAGCAGTGCGAACATGTATTATCCGTCGTTGAAAAAGTATTAGCTAAGTTAGCATAA
- a CDS encoding APC family permease: MANSLASKKKLGLWQVVIVGIAYMTPMTVFDTFGIVSGITKGRVPLAYLLALASILLTAMSYSKMASAFPKGGSAYTYTRKVFGHNIGFIVGWTSLLDYLLLPMINALLAGIYLRSLFPQLPDWLWITLFTAIVTVINCCNIRLMANLNFLFVGVPVLLMVIFIILVIHGVSYQSGGYALLTINPLLNGDSSITPLIAGAAVLCFSFLGFDAVTTLSDETNGSHHIIPKAVFITALIGGAIFFIASWFIQLWYPTNDAFNNPTEAMPEIVLYVGGALFQSIFLVAILFNTLASGLASHASAARLLYIMGRGGVFPFALFSYIHPRLGSPLYCVLFVGIFTMSAVFFRLDTAVSLISFGALIAFTSVNVSVIALYAVKKRKMNTIKDKIHYLVLPILGILCVGTMCINLDIDAITLGISWAIIGCAWMIWYRARGPEHALLS, from the coding sequence ATGGCCAATAGTTTAGCATCTAAAAAAAAGTTAGGATTATGGCAAGTGGTGATAGTTGGCATTGCATATATGACGCCGATGACGGTATTTGATACCTTTGGCATTGTATCGGGGATCACTAAAGGGCGGGTTCCGCTTGCTTATCTTCTTGCTTTAGCATCAATATTACTCACAGCGATGAGTTATAGTAAAATGGCTAGCGCTTTCCCTAAAGGCGGATCTGCTTATACTTATACTCGAAAAGTCTTTGGTCATAATATTGGGTTTATAGTTGGGTGGACGTCATTACTTGATTATCTGCTTTTACCAATGATAAATGCGCTACTCGCTGGTATTTACTTAAGATCGCTTTTTCCACAGTTGCCCGATTGGCTATGGATCACTTTATTTACGGCAATAGTTACCGTGATTAATTGCTGTAATATCCGCCTAATGGCGAATCTTAATTTTTTATTTGTCGGTGTGCCAGTTTTACTGATGGTTATATTTATCATATTGGTTATTCATGGGGTTAGCTATCAATCTGGTGGCTATGCACTATTGACAATAAACCCTTTGCTAAACGGTGATAGTAGCATTACACCACTTATTGCAGGCGCTGCTGTTTTATGTTTTTCTTTTTTGGGATTTGATGCGGTAACCACCTTATCTGATGAAACAAACGGCTCACACCACATTATTCCCAAGGCTGTTTTTATCACCGCGCTGATTGGTGGGGCAATTTTCTTTATTGCATCGTGGTTTATTCAGCTCTGGTATCCAACTAACGATGCGTTTAATAATCCGACTGAAGCGATGCCTGAAATTGTACTCTATGTTGGTGGGGCTTTGTTTCAATCAATTTTTTTAGTCGCGATCTTATTTAATACCCTCGCATCTGGTTTAGCTTCGCACGCCAGTGCAGCGCGCCTTTTATATATTATGGGGCGAGGGGGCGTGTTTCCATTTGCATTATTTAGCTATATCCATCCACGCCTTGGTAGCCCATTATATTGTGTACTCTTTGTTGGCATTTTTACTATGAGCGCGGTTTTTTTTCGGTTAGATACAGCGGTTTCTTTGATTAGCTTTGGTGCATTAATCGCGTTTACCTCAGTAAACGTTTCAGTGATTGCGCTATACGCGGTAAAAAAACGCAAAATGAATACAATCAAAGACAAAATACATTATCTAGTCCTTCCTATATTAGGGATATTATGTGTGGGCACGATGTGTATAAATTTAGATATAGATGCCATAACACTTGGAATTTCATGGGCTATTATTGGTTGTGCTTGGATGATTTGGTATAGAGCAAGGGGCCCAGAACACGCGCTTTTATCATAA